The following coding sequences are from one Alosa alosa isolate M-15738 ecotype Scorff River chromosome 13, AALO_Geno_1.1, whole genome shotgun sequence window:
- the s100w gene encoding S100 calcium binding protein W, whose translation MSRSRLEQAIMSLVEVYEEYAGKDDKKHQLSQAELAELLQKELASPEFQGKIDPEDIQEAMSKLDKNHDGEVNFREFGMMVGLLARGVYRHKRGKGKGKKKDNE comes from the exons ATGTCTCGGAGCAGGTTGGAGCAGGCCATCATGTCCCTGGTGGAGGTGTATGAGGAGTACGCTGGGAAGGACGACAAGAAGCACCAGCTGAGCCAGGCCGAGCTCGCTGAGCTTTTACAGAAGGAGCTGGCCAGCCCGGAGTTCCAG GGAAAAATTGACCCAGAGGACATTCAGGAGGCCATGAGCAAACTGGACAAGAACCACGACGGTGAAGTGAACTTTCGCGAGTTTGGCATGATGGTGGGACTTCTGGCCCGCGGCGTGTATCGCCATAAGAGGGGCAAGGGCAAAGGAAAGAAGAAGGATAATGAGTAA